One window from the genome of Leptospira johnsonii encodes:
- a CDS encoding class I SAM-dependent methyltransferase yields MIDIEYYYDPEYQNFLLSSKRRELTPPEIVLKHFSLKDVQNIVDFGMGLGFWTETLLKSIHKEGWVWGAECNQDFLDEVLHWKNRENIQRFTPFYMEKADRPLLPEWIPVPEVIFASLVLSTFADPGQAMDGLVRSMKKGGKLIVLDWVKNEYPIGPKINDKISLDKMKFLAEQYKLEIIKTVRISENVYGLEIQSGPEFEYGYYDLREEEMYSEELIRS; encoded by the coding sequence ATGATCGATATAGAATATTATTACGACCCAGAATATCAGAATTTTCTCCTCTCTAGTAAGAGACGTGAGCTTACCCCTCCGGAAATCGTTTTGAAACATTTTTCGCTCAAGGATGTGCAGAATATCGTGGATTTCGGGATGGGCCTGGGTTTCTGGACGGAAACTCTTCTTAAATCCATCCACAAAGAAGGCTGGGTCTGGGGAGCAGAATGTAACCAAGACTTTCTAGACGAAGTTTTACATTGGAAGAACCGAGAAAATATCCAAAGATTTACTCCTTTTTATATGGAGAAGGCGGATCGCCCCTTATTGCCGGAATGGATCCCTGTCCCTGAAGTCATCTTTGCTTCTTTAGTACTTTCTACTTTCGCAGACCCGGGCCAAGCAATGGACGGATTAGTTCGTTCCATGAAGAAGGGCGGCAAATTGATCGTTCTCGACTGGGTCAAAAACGAATATCCAATCGGACCGAAGATCAATGATAAGATCTCTTTAGATAAAATGAAATTTTTAGCAGAACAATATAAATTAGAGATCATTAAAACTGTTCGGATCAGCGAAAACGTGTACGGTTTGGAGATCCAATCCGGTCCTGAATTCGAATACGGTTATTACGATCTTAGAGAAGAAGAAATGTATTCGGAAGAATTGATCCGTTCTTAA
- a CDS encoding tetratricopeptide repeat protein, producing MHKGKILLLTLILFVFSAGNSFAQSEPDYQTALAEFQKGNSEKALEIIRVLHEQGKRSYDTHYLAAFCHYNAGRNKSAATHWSEALKLKPGDPAVSVDFARYLIQAGKNSDALEIIYNSYQSNPKNREVRLLYATALLYNNKAREALYIIEKLKAEDGGDYRPLVLEAQVYFYLGSAEKAEVSLKWAQSLVPNNPNVLNNLGLVYEKAGNQEAKRGNIKKALEQLRNAKEQLESALKLKPDDEKIKGNIRRIEARINALSAG from the coding sequence ATGCACAAAGGAAAAATACTCCTACTTACACTGATACTATTTGTTTTTTCTGCGGGGAATAGCTTTGCTCAGAGCGAGCCGGATTACCAAACAGCATTGGCGGAATTCCAAAAAGGAAATTCTGAAAAAGCTTTAGAGATCATTCGTGTACTTCACGAACAAGGAAAAAGATCCTACGATACTCACTACCTGGCGGCCTTCTGTCATTATAATGCGGGAAGAAATAAATCCGCAGCCACTCATTGGTCCGAAGCATTAAAATTAAAACCTGGAGATCCTGCTGTTAGCGTGGATTTTGCCAGATATTTGATCCAAGCAGGTAAGAATTCCGACGCATTAGAGATCATTTATAATTCTTACCAATCTAACCCTAAAAATAGAGAAGTAAGACTATTATATGCGACTGCTTTGTTATATAATAATAAAGCCAGAGAAGCTTTATATATTATCGAGAAACTAAAGGCAGAAGACGGTGGCGATTATCGCCCGCTCGTTTTAGAAGCTCAGGTTTATTTTTACTTAGGAAGTGCGGAAAAAGCAGAAGTCAGTTTGAAATGGGCTCAGTCTTTAGTTCCGAATAATCCAAACGTGTTGAACAATCTTGGCTTAGTTTACGAAAAAGCGGGAAACCAAGAAGCAAAGAGAGGGAATATCAAAAAGGCCCTCGAACAATTAAGAAATGCTAAAGAACAATTGGAATCCGCCCTTAAGTTAAAACCTGACGACGAAAAAATAAAAGGCAATATTAGAAGAATAGAGGCAAGGATCAATGCCCTTTCCGCCGGCTGA
- the mtaB gene encoding tRNA (N(6)-L-threonylcarbamoyladenosine(37)-C(2))-methylthiotransferase MtaB, with translation MPFPPAEKKVLFHTLGCRLNFFESDGLFSSLSKHGYSVATAEDVPDVVVVNTCTVTNKADSRNRNIIRNAIKRYPGAQVWVTGCYAQTDKESIESIPGIAGVIGNENKSDLPRMILEKEGADSSHIQIVSDRFAYSDVLPNGHTRAYLKIQDGCDRQCSYCKIPQARGKGVSRNWKDVLDQVSFLQDNGVGEIILTGVNLGWYRDAEGRKAFPKMLEAILNKLEYSRLRLSSIEPPDVGVELAELLTHPRFTPFLHVPLQSGSKEILKRMKRSYTPETFRKRIELAKSKVPDLFLGTDVIVGFPGETEEDFQDSTSILEELGFSKIHAFPFSVRKNTSAEQFPETVSKETKKERVHSLMDLSQRLHRKYAESQFSKKREAVLERGGIAVTDNYLKAVIPESDLKSLSPGQFLTLEIGEYILDVADKEGKVSARILAAIG, from the coding sequence ATGCCCTTTCCGCCGGCTGAAAAAAAGGTATTATTCCATACCTTAGGTTGCAGGCTCAATTTTTTTGAGTCTGACGGTTTATTCTCTTCTTTGAGTAAACACGGATATTCCGTAGCTACTGCAGAAGATGTTCCCGATGTGGTGGTCGTCAATACATGTACCGTCACTAATAAAGCAGATTCAAGAAATCGTAATATTATTCGTAACGCAATCAAAAGATATCCAGGCGCTCAGGTTTGGGTAACGGGCTGTTACGCACAAACAGACAAAGAATCGATAGAATCCATTCCCGGGATCGCAGGTGTGATCGGTAACGAAAACAAATCCGATCTACCTAGGATGATCTTAGAAAAAGAAGGAGCGGATTCTTCTCATATCCAGATTGTTTCGGATCGATTCGCCTATTCGGACGTTCTTCCGAACGGACATACCAGAGCTTATCTAAAGATCCAAGACGGATGTGATCGCCAATGTTCTTATTGCAAAATCCCCCAAGCAAGAGGTAAGGGTGTCTCCCGAAATTGGAAGGATGTACTGGATCAGGTTTCCTTCTTACAAGATAACGGAGTGGGAGAGATCATACTTACTGGTGTAAACCTTGGCTGGTATAGAGATGCAGAAGGCAGAAAGGCGTTTCCTAAAATGCTCGAGGCAATCTTAAATAAATTAGAATATTCCAGACTTAGACTTTCTTCCATCGAACCGCCGGATGTTGGTGTGGAGCTTGCGGAACTTCTTACCCATCCTAGATTCACTCCATTTTTACATGTTCCTTTACAAAGCGGAAGTAAAGAGATCTTGAAAAGGATGAAACGCAGTTATACTCCTGAAACTTTCCGTAAAAGGATAGAACTTGCTAAGTCCAAAGTCCCGGATCTATTCTTAGGAACCGATGTGATCGTAGGTTTTCCTGGAGAAACAGAAGAGGATTTTCAGGATTCTACTTCTATCCTGGAAGAATTAGGTTTTTCTAAAATACACGCGTTTCCATTCTCCGTTCGTAAAAATACTTCCGCAGAGCAATTCCCGGAAACTGTTTCCAAAGAAACTAAAAAGGAAAGAGTTCATTCTCTTATGGATCTTTCTCAGAGGCTGCATCGCAAATACGCAGAAAGCCAGTTCTCTAAAAAGAGAGAGGCTGTTTTGGAAAGAGGCGGAATTGCTGTTACCGATAATTATCTAAAAGCGGTGATCCCTGAAAGCGATCTGAAAAGTTTAAGCCCAGGACAATTTTTGACCTTAGAGATCGGAGAATATATCCTCGATGTCGCCGATAAAGAAGGTAAGGTTTCCGCTAGGATACTTGCCGCGATCGGTTGA
- a CDS encoding metalloenzyme, producing the protein MIFYVFIDGIGFGENDPDKNPFSKYAKGIFLPLGGKSIPEDSPSRIRDLIYLKTDASMGIKGLPQSATGQTSLWTGINACQVLNRHMSGFPTFTLKRIIAKYSIIRILEEKGFKADLLNCYTPGFAEHIKKHPRHVSASTLIQMAADKPLKDMDDLRDGKGLYMDISRDFLRKFGRDFIDKDDPVLEIQDPYKTGKEIIPAMKDHTLCIYEYFITDKVGHKMNWGGAEKCISDLENFLLGVLDAMDPEQDQLILTSDHGNLEDLTVDVHTVNPVPTILYGKYTEQMKDKIHALKDIPHAIYDCLGIDIQMSEQEFIQTASN; encoded by the coding sequence ATGATATTTTATGTGTTTATAGACGGGATTGGCTTTGGGGAAAACGATCCGGATAAAAATCCGTTTTCCAAATATGCAAAGGGGATTTTTCTACCTTTGGGCGGCAAATCTATCCCGGAAGATTCCCCTTCCCGCATCCGAGATCTTATCTACCTTAAAACTGATGCGAGTATGGGAATCAAAGGACTTCCCCAAAGCGCTACGGGACAGACCTCTCTTTGGACTGGGATCAACGCCTGTCAGGTTCTGAACCGTCATATGAGTGGATTTCCCACATTCACCTTAAAACGTATCATCGCAAAATATTCCATTATCCGCATCTTAGAAGAGAAAGGATTTAAAGCGGATCTATTGAACTGTTATACTCCCGGATTTGCTGAACATATAAAAAAACATCCTAGACATGTATCCGCTTCCACTCTCATTCAAATGGCAGCGGACAAACCTTTAAAGGATATGGATGATTTGAGAGATGGTAAAGGCCTGTATATGGACATCAGCCGGGATTTTCTTAGAAAGTTTGGAAGGGATTTTATAGATAAGGACGATCCAGTTTTGGAGATCCAAGATCCGTACAAGACCGGGAAGGAGATCATTCCCGCTATGAAGGATCACACACTATGTATCTATGAATACTTCATCACTGATAAAGTAGGCCATAAGATGAATTGGGGAGGCGCCGAAAAATGTATCTCCGACTTGGAGAACTTTTTACTCGGAGTTTTGGATGCAATGGATCCGGAACAAGACCAACTTATTCTAACATCCGATCATGGAAACTTGGAAGATCTGACTGTAGATGTCCATACTGTAAACCCTGTGCCAACCATTCTATATGGCAAATATACGGAACAAATGAAGGATAAGATCCACGCTTTGAAAGATATCCCGCATGCAATCTACGATTGTTTAGGGATAGATATCCAGATGTCTGAACAGGAATTTATTCAGACAGCCTCTAATTAA
- a CDS encoding tetratricopeptide repeat protein: MNRSIILVTGFLFVCAGLLTGIYTAVIQDTDSTNKGILEKVREGEEFLKHSNPKSSEKALDIFAELSSKDVGSDVSFRIQYDLATALDKTGDKMRALGIFRELNQKEGLAREEKARVAYGLGNLLLLLNRDEEGKGHLEEVLRTSGDNKLRSNALSAIADYYMKKGNYDQSRKNYVLALQEDPENVKARVRWGKSLRRMGKDWSAYDVYEDYVQSDSYFDPDKVAVDKEFRSGLLEKGRELYVRKEYYSAIETLKKALDIGVSERAREQAWYYIAESYDALGKSEQAIQYLNKILENSDGTLDQAAMFRKGTIYFRGGKYEKAAAVFQESADRNPDSPVGKKSATWKKEALDQIEDDLRYKDGEGGGKTKPSDDDRQDDDWKY, translated from the coding sequence ATGAACCGTTCCATCATATTAGTTACAGGATTTTTATTCGTATGCGCAGGTCTTCTTACCGGGATTTATACTGCGGTGATCCAAGACACGGATTCCACAAATAAAGGGATCTTAGAAAAAGTAAGGGAGGGAGAGGAATTTCTAAAACATTCCAATCCTAAATCTTCCGAAAAAGCTCTGGATATTTTTGCTGAATTATCCTCCAAGGATGTGGGTTCCGATGTTTCTTTCCGAATCCAATACGATCTGGCAACCGCTTTGGACAAAACCGGGGATAAGATGAGAGCCCTAGGTATCTTTAGGGAGCTGAACCAAAAAGAAGGTCTTGCTCGCGAGGAGAAGGCAAGGGTTGCTTACGGACTTGGGAACCTTCTTCTTTTATTAAACAGGGACGAAGAAGGTAAGGGTCATTTGGAAGAAGTTCTCAGAACTTCCGGAGATAATAAACTCAGATCTAACGCGTTATCTGCAATTGCCGACTATTATATGAAAAAAGGCAATTACGATCAGTCCAGAAAGAACTATGTATTGGCATTACAAGAAGATCCTGAAAACGTAAAAGCCAGGGTCAGATGGGGAAAATCTTTGCGCAGAATGGGCAAGGATTGGTCCGCTTACGATGTGTATGAAGACTATGTTCAGTCTGACTCGTATTTCGATCCTGATAAGGTTGCTGTAGATAAGGAATTCCGTTCCGGACTCTTGGAGAAGGGAAGAGAATTATACGTACGTAAGGAATATTACTCTGCGATCGAAACCTTGAAAAAAGCTTTGGACATAGGTGTCAGCGAAAGAGCTAGAGAGCAAGCCTGGTATTATATCGCGGAAAGTTACGACGCTTTAGGAAAATCTGAACAAGCTATCCAGTATCTGAACAAAATCCTGGAAAATTCAGACGGAACCCTGGACCAAGCAGCTATGTTTAGAAAGGGAACGATCTATTTCAGAGGCGGAAAGTATGAGAAAGCTGCCGCGGTTTTCCAGGAATCTGCGGATAGAAATCCTGATAGTCCGGTTGGTAAGAAGTCGGCTACCTGGAAGAAAGAAGCCTTGGATCAGATCGAAGACGACCTGAGATACAAGGACGGAGAAGGCGGCGGAAAGACAAAACCAAGCGACGACGACCGTCAAGACGACGATTGGAAATATTAA